From Nonlabens sp. Ci31, the proteins below share one genomic window:
- a CDS encoding carboxymuconolactone decarboxylase family protein translates to MPLVNPLDASHDTETAALADFFNETLGFCPNSVLTMQRRPAISKAFINLNKAVMANEGRVTSALKRMIAWVSSNATGCRYCQAHAIRAAERYGAAQEQLDNIWEYRTHPAFNEAERAALDFSLAASQVPNGVDQTIKKRLHQYWNEGEVVEMLGVISLFGYLNRWNDSMGTTLENDAIESGNHYLGKYGFEVGKHV, encoded by the coding sequence ATGCCATTAGTCAACCCACTAGACGCAAGTCACGATACTGAAACAGCAGCACTAGCCGATTTCTTCAACGAAACTTTGGGGTTTTGTCCTAATTCTGTACTGACCATGCAAAGACGTCCTGCGATATCCAAAGCTTTTATAAACCTTAATAAAGCTGTAATGGCAAATGAAGGTCGCGTCACCAGCGCATTGAAAAGAATGATCGCGTGGGTTTCTAGCAATGCTACGGGATGCAGGTACTGTCAAGCGCACGCTATAAGAGCGGCAGAACGTTATGGAGCAGCACAGGAACAACTAGACAACATCTGGGAATACCGTACACATCCAGCTTTCAACGAAGCAGAACGTGCTGCCCTAGATTTTTCTCTAGCAGCCAGCCAAGTGCCTAATGGTGTAGATCAAACTATAAAAAAACGTTTACACCAGTATTGGAATGAAGGAGAGGTAGTAGAGATGCTAGGAGTGATATCGCTTTTCGGTTACCTCAATAGATGGAACGACTCTATGGGTACCACCTTAGAAAATGATGCCATAGAGAGCGGTAATCACTATTTAGGGAAATATGGCTTTGAAGTGGGAAAGCATGTTTAA
- a CDS encoding metallophosphoesterase family protein: MRTIAIGDIHGGYKALVQLIDKIKLKDDDQLIFLGDYVDGWSQSYEVVDFLISLSRKRKQNKQTPPIYLRGNHDELVVENLQAVHPHKMWLFHGGKSTVDSYASRTKQEIEAHFDFLKNDLHNYYELNGDGFFHAGFHNLKGPGYEYFKGITYWDRTLWEMALALDPNLKDDDDKYPNRLRLYKEIFIGHTPTHSWEEYQPMNAANVWNLDTAAAYKGPLTAMCIETKEIWQSDPVYTFYPEETGRN, encoded by the coding sequence ATGAGAACCATTGCAATAGGAGACATTCACGGCGGGTACAAAGCCCTCGTTCAATTAATAGATAAAATAAAATTAAAAGATGACGATCAGCTTATTTTCTTAGGAGATTATGTAGACGGGTGGTCTCAAAGTTATGAGGTGGTGGATTTTTTAATCTCGCTTTCGCGAAAGCGGAAACAAAACAAACAAACTCCTCCTATTTACCTTAGAGGTAATCACGATGAGTTAGTGGTAGAAAATTTACAAGCGGTGCACCCTCATAAAATGTGGTTATTTCATGGAGGTAAAAGCACTGTGGATAGTTATGCAAGCAGAACCAAGCAAGAAATCGAGGCGCATTTTGATTTTCTCAAGAACGATCTTCACAATTATTACGAGCTGAATGGGGATGGGTTTTTTCATGCAGGTTTTCACAATTTAAAGGGTCCTGGATATGAGTACTTTAAAGGAATTACCTATTGGGACCGTACGTTATGGGAAATGGCACTGGCCTTAGACCCCAATTTAAAAGACGACGACGATAAGTATCCTAATAGATTAAGACTCTACAAAGAGATTTTTATAGGTCATACCCCAACACACAGTTGGGAAGAATACCAGCCTATGAACGCTGCAAATGTTTGGAACCTCGATACTGCAGCGGCCTATAAAGGGCCATTAACGGCTATGTGTATAGAAACAAAAGAAATTTGGCAAAGTGACCCAGTGTACACTTTTTATCCAGAGGAGACTGGTAGGAATTAA
- a CDS encoding T9SS type A sorting domain-containing protein: MKRILLSIGIGLSLCNATAQNQEKTLDDALVTVNQASVTSGIIYERVVQFANLYNFNREPDFDTADYTYFKQALSEMHRASNEVLFINRSALDSLMQQETNHVVPLGILNTDFQLLNYRFEEVQQGGLTYNENTQEFSQIPGQSPFYTLHTTVIAPLVKAIAGTGITYKIDPTYLFQNQQQPIKTLTADFGDGVPRNLINNYNLQTQQIQVNYNTDGDKIATYQIIYEDNTSITTKSSIYFKYQTQIGPKTLSPFCAGDTYKENGRIIADIPFTGYEVNDPTILAEIDYRIFYSENDTGNNQLDNPIIILDGFDPGDKRKIEDCDCGQDLDCAAANKEDGQFNPALHDSMYDFQFFRDSNEDNQNALEKLRAEGFDVIMVNHPTYDTADVNTGEMFTIDGGAYYIESNAMALIKLLQETKSRMATTGSTAQIKLVGPSMGGQISRYALAYMEAMEEQTQDSDNWDHNVSHWVSIDSPHLGANIPLGDQALIFLIKEMLSDDDNDAAEDFYDKQLSSPAAKQQLIEFHRQAPGQSHHHVDQNLLNAQTLLQGFGQDRGNSSFTEHYNNQAINGLPNSNGFPTKSKNLAIINGSLTGSRLSTLPNEDGGFYSYAADGEKVLGVKSFARVKIELPIGNIVFRTHIATLDSHFMSSGANERVAKFYKIPTTKTVKAPNNNQRGNMDNVPGGWFLAQQELADAITGRRSLYLTSNMPDYGTAGTGVIRWFNDNIIGTSATDDTQVRTLNPINSFIPSFSAIAHLNPDQDWNNPLNFDLTCDSNRLTPFDSYYGESINTRHTSFNQDSIDWLIENLKLPNGQVLPPQFPVDRSTFSSPTTMCVGDIVTMGFEDECKVAVQPTYVISDNLAIISRNGYSAQFEALENGPAYVQVILDNGVGPSQSFSRQLYIGTPNLDNAFLTEIDSATFLSIYPANGFCDFVALRINGIERYDLVDEIEMQKLPISASYWDSDQRTGRDNTVGIYPDCNELFRFQVRARNACGWSEWAEFVKDIDNCSNDCSNTNSSGIVSNNFVISPVPASTVIAIDMVQKPEWSFYSKSCSDGLTDIGGTSLCTYFVSLQLYDFSGNQVLNITRHELGTSFDVSHLTTGTYVMHITHAGQTEIHQVPIN, translated from the coding sequence ATGAAAAGAATTCTTCTTAGCATAGGAATAGGATTATCCTTATGCAACGCTACGGCACAAAATCAAGAAAAAACCCTTGATGATGCCCTAGTCACCGTCAATCAAGCTAGTGTTACTAGCGGTATCATTTATGAACGAGTAGTACAATTTGCAAATCTCTACAACTTTAACAGAGAACCAGACTTTGACACTGCCGACTACACTTATTTTAAACAAGCACTAAGCGAGATGCATCGTGCGAGTAATGAAGTCCTCTTTATAAATCGATCAGCATTAGATAGTCTGATGCAACAAGAAACAAATCATGTAGTTCCCTTAGGTATATTGAATACCGATTTTCAACTACTGAATTACCGTTTTGAAGAGGTACAGCAAGGTGGTTTAACCTATAATGAAAACACTCAGGAATTTTCTCAAATTCCTGGGCAGTCCCCTTTTTATACCTTACATACTACGGTTATTGCACCCTTAGTCAAGGCTATTGCAGGAACTGGAATCACCTACAAAATTGATCCAACGTATCTTTTTCAAAATCAACAGCAACCTATTAAGACACTTACGGCAGATTTTGGGGATGGAGTTCCTAGAAATCTGATCAATAACTATAATTTACAGACGCAACAAATACAAGTTAATTATAACACTGATGGAGATAAGATAGCTACCTATCAAATAATTTATGAGGACAATACGAGCATCACTACAAAATCCAGTATTTATTTCAAATACCAAACACAAATAGGACCTAAAACATTATCCCCTTTTTGCGCAGGAGATACGTATAAGGAAAATGGCAGAATAATAGCTGATATTCCTTTTACAGGGTATGAAGTAAATGATCCTACTATTTTAGCCGAAATTGATTACCGTATTTTCTATTCAGAAAATGATACCGGTAACAACCAGTTGGACAACCCCATCATTATTCTCGATGGTTTTGATCCAGGAGATAAACGCAAAATAGAAGATTGCGATTGTGGTCAAGATCTTGACTGCGCCGCGGCAAATAAGGAAGATGGTCAATTTAATCCTGCTTTGCATGACAGCATGTACGATTTTCAATTTTTTAGAGATTCAAATGAAGATAATCAAAACGCCTTAGAAAAACTAAGAGCAGAAGGTTTTGACGTCATTATGGTCAATCACCCTACTTATGATACCGCAGATGTAAACACTGGCGAGATGTTCACTATAGATGGTGGTGCTTATTATATAGAAAGCAATGCCATGGCCTTGATCAAATTGCTTCAAGAAACGAAGTCAAGAATGGCAACTACAGGAAGTACCGCTCAAATAAAGCTTGTGGGACCTAGTATGGGAGGACAGATATCTCGTTATGCTCTGGCTTATATGGAAGCCATGGAAGAGCAAACACAAGACAGTGACAACTGGGATCATAACGTATCACATTGGGTGAGTATAGATAGTCCGCATCTAGGTGCAAATATTCCTTTAGGAGATCAAGCATTAATTTTCTTAATAAAGGAAATGTTGTCAGACGACGACAATGATGCTGCCGAAGATTTTTACGATAAACAATTATCCTCTCCTGCTGCAAAGCAACAACTCATTGAATTTCACAGACAAGCTCCTGGGCAGTCCCATCATCATGTAGATCAAAATTTATTGAATGCACAAACACTATTGCAAGGATTTGGTCAAGACAGAGGAAATTCTTCTTTTACAGAGCATTATAATAATCAAGCCATAAATGGATTACCCAATTCTAATGGCTTTCCTACGAAATCTAAAAACTTGGCCATCATTAACGGTTCTCTTACCGGAAGTAGGTTATCTACCTTACCAAATGAAGATGGAGGTTTTTATTCCTATGCTGCTGACGGTGAAAAAGTACTTGGTGTAAAAAGTTTTGCCAGAGTCAAAATCGAATTGCCAATAGGAAACATTGTTTTCCGTACGCATATCGCTACACTAGACTCGCACTTTATGTCTTCTGGTGCTAATGAGCGTGTGGCAAAGTTTTATAAGATTCCAACAACAAAAACTGTAAAAGCACCTAACAATAATCAACGCGGTAATATGGACAACGTTCCTGGCGGATGGTTTTTAGCACAACAAGAACTTGCAGATGCAATTACTGGAAGACGAAGCTTATACCTCACTTCAAATATGCCTGACTACGGCACAGCAGGAACAGGTGTGATCAGATGGTTTAATGATAACATTATTGGTACTTCTGCTACCGATGATACACAAGTAAGAACATTGAATCCTATAAATTCCTTTATTCCTTCGTTTTCAGCGATTGCACATCTCAATCCAGATCAAGACTGGAATAATCCATTAAATTTTGATTTAACCTGCGACTCCAATAGGCTCACTCCTTTTGATAGCTATTATGGCGAGTCTATCAATACGAGACACACCAGTTTTAATCAAGATAGTATAGATTGGCTTATTGAAAATTTAAAACTCCCAAATGGTCAAGTATTACCACCTCAATTCCCTGTAGATAGATCCACTTTCTCCAGCCCAACAACGATGTGTGTAGGAGATATTGTTACTATGGGGTTTGAAGATGAATGTAAAGTGGCTGTGCAACCTACTTACGTGATTAGTGACAATCTGGCCATCATCTCTAGAAATGGATACTCTGCTCAATTTGAGGCTTTAGAAAACGGACCAGCTTACGTACAAGTAATTTTAGACAATGGCGTAGGGCCTAGCCAAAGTTTTAGTCGTCAACTATATATTGGAACTCCTAATCTTGATAATGCTTTTCTTACAGAAATAGATTCTGCCACTTTTCTATCCATATATCCCGCAAATGGCTTTTGTGATTTTGTAGCTTTACGCATAAATGGAATAGAGCGTTATGATCTAGTAGATGAGATAGAAATGCAAAAACTACCTATATCTGCCTCCTACTGGGATAGCGATCAAAGAACTGGAAGGGATAACACGGTAGGTATCTATCCAGACTGTAATGAGTTATTCAGATTTCAAGTACGAGCAAGAAACGCTTGTGGCTGGTCAGAATGGGCGGAGTTTGTGAAGGATATCGACAACTGTAGCAACGATTGTTCTAACACTAACTCTAGTGGCATAGTTAGTAACAATTTTGTGATTTCGCCAGTTCCTGCCAGCACAGTAATCGCTATTGATATGGTACAAAAACCCGAGTGGAGCTTTTACTCCAAATCCTGTAGTGATGGATTAACTGACATAGGAGGAACTAGTCTTTGTACTTATTTTGTGAGTCTACAACTATACGACTTTAGTGGTAATCAAGTTTTAAACATCACTAGACATGAATTAGGAACGTCATTTGATGTTTCACATTTAACTACGGGAACTTATGTCATGCATATAACTCACGCGGGTCAAACTGAAATTCATCAAGTCCCCATAAATTGA
- a CDS encoding PAS domain-containing protein has protein sequence MRSIFSERIVDQLKIITQAPIAIAFLDNDLRYVAHSSKWCEDYNLGYTDIKGMHHYDLFPILSREWKEVHQRVLKGSEESCDEELLIINGKQRWIKWNMKPWHNYDDKVTGVIIVTEDLTEAVELRRKNLYDYDLLFKACLRKQIGTWEYDHINGELHWSNATRTIHETPKDFIPKANEALDFYKSGASRTKITKAFFQAITKGTSYDLELELITAKGTPIWVRAVGISEFINGICLRLYGTFEDITYKK, from the coding sequence ATGAGAAGTATTTTTTCCGAAAGAATTGTTGATCAATTAAAGATCATAACTCAAGCACCTATAGCCATAGCTTTTTTAGATAATGACCTTAGATATGTAGCACACTCTTCAAAGTGGTGTGAAGATTATAATTTGGGATACACTGACATTAAAGGGATGCATCATTACGATCTTTTCCCTATACTAAGTAGAGAATGGAAAGAAGTACACCAACGGGTACTTAAAGGCTCTGAAGAGTCTTGTGACGAAGAGTTGTTAATAATAAACGGCAAGCAACGGTGGATAAAATGGAATATGAAGCCGTGGCACAATTATGATGATAAAGTTACTGGAGTGATCATAGTAACTGAAGATCTAACAGAAGCAGTTGAACTAAGGAGAAAGAACCTGTATGATTATGACTTGCTTTTTAAAGCCTGCTTGCGCAAGCAAATAGGCACCTGGGAATACGACCATATAAACGGTGAGCTACACTGGTCAAACGCCACAAGAACTATACACGAGACCCCTAAAGACTTTATTCCAAAAGCAAACGAAGCACTCGACTTTTATAAATCTGGAGCATCTCGCACGAAAATTACAAAAGCTTTTTTTCAAGCCATCACAAAGGGGACTTCTTACGACCTTGAATTGGAATTAATAACAGCAAAAGGAACTCCTATTTGGGTTAGAGCCGTAGGAATAAGTGAGTTTATCAACGGTATATGTTTGCGTCTGTATGGAACATTTGAAGACATTACTTACAAAAAATAA
- a CDS encoding ATP-binding protein: MINKRLLVKNLLAHNDENSFYDKKLRIDLSNKEGKAKFLKHICALSNTNPKNNSYIVIGIDDEINGIVGVDFFDDSKLQNLINAYLTNAPIIQYENIAFPHLEIGKVVGLVTIRAQDGLTALRKNIWKYYGGTVFFRDGSISMPKAYDVEIKDVNSQIVEQLEKKASNNIEHTLDSVVEFLARKNQGLETHYKVFKEQFVICWSGKVKRKNGETYYSRVDIEMVNEQVRLFYSTLDEVQISFDEDSFSILEFVELGIGKNQKYHPLERQTLRFFPNGTYKLENKILFNPPYYDRRTLHHIYNTNLSLLNKMTNGIELKEQELIDLRQLPETMLICQFNNVGEPVEKMNAHKNLLKAYPETYKAFKEALRVLRKVKYNS; the protein is encoded by the coding sequence ATGATCAATAAACGACTTCTGGTTAAAAACTTGCTGGCGCATAACGACGAGAATAGTTTTTATGATAAAAAACTACGTATTGATCTAAGTAATAAAGAAGGAAAGGCTAAGTTTCTCAAACACATTTGCGCCCTTTCTAATACCAATCCAAAAAATAACAGTTATATCGTTATAGGGATTGACGATGAGATCAATGGTATAGTAGGAGTCGATTTCTTTGACGATTCTAAATTACAAAACCTGATCAATGCTTATCTGACTAATGCTCCTATCATACAGTACGAGAATATTGCTTTCCCTCATTTAGAAATCGGTAAAGTGGTTGGATTAGTAACTATTAGAGCTCAAGATGGACTTACGGCACTGCGCAAAAACATTTGGAAATATTACGGAGGGACGGTCTTCTTTAGAGATGGAAGTATTTCTATGCCTAAAGCTTACGATGTAGAGATCAAAGATGTCAATTCTCAAATTGTAGAACAACTAGAAAAAAAGGCGAGTAATAATATTGAGCACACTTTAGACAGCGTGGTTGAATTTTTAGCTCGTAAAAATCAAGGCTTAGAGACACATTATAAGGTTTTTAAAGAACAATTTGTTATTTGTTGGTCAGGAAAAGTAAAGCGTAAAAATGGCGAGACCTATTATTCTAGAGTAGATATTGAAATGGTGAATGAACAAGTACGACTATTTTACAGCACGCTGGATGAGGTGCAAATTTCTTTTGATGAAGATAGTTTTAGCATATTAGAATTTGTGGAATTAGGAATAGGAAAAAACCAGAAGTACCACCCACTGGAGCGACAGACCTTGCGATTTTTCCCTAACGGGACGTATAAGTTAGAAAATAAAATCCTTTTTAACCCACCTTATTATGACCGCAGGACCTTACACCACATATACAATACTAACTTATCTCTTCTAAACAAGATGACAAACGGTATAGAGCTCAAAGAACAAGAATTGATAGATTTAAGACAGTTGCCAGAAACCATGTTGATTTGTCAATTCAACAACGTAGGTGAGCCAGTAGAAAAGATGAACGCGCATAAAAATTTGCTCAAGGCTTATCCAGAAACATATAAAGCATTTAAAGAAGCTTTGCGCGTACTGCGCAAGGTAAAATACAATTCATAA
- the recJ gene encoding single-stranded-DNA-specific exonuclease RecJ, with protein sequence MRWTLKPIPDFQKQQQLAQELGIDPFLAGLLVQRGVDAFAKARSYFRPDLEELHDPYLMKDMDLAVKRIQKAVGNNENILVYGDYDVDGTTSVALMSTFLESFYDRVSTYIPDRYEEGYGISYKGIDFAADNDFSLIIALDCGVKAIDKVAYAKEKGIDFIICDHHRPGKELPDAVAVLDPKRPDCSYPYDELCGCGVGFKLCQALTMANDWEFEILIPYLDLVATAIGADIVPMTGENRILAYHGLNVINTSPRAGFEAIISNLNKTTLTITDVVFIIAPRINAAGRMKHGLHAVELLKETDIEKAQEFAASIENYNSDRRELDQSITQEAIQQIIANKEEDKFTSVVYDASWHKGVIGIVASRLIENYYRPTLVFTKSGDRLAASARSVKGFDVYNALEQCADYIEQFGGHMYAAGLTLLPENYEKFKVRFEEVVCATIENKHLTPEIQIDAVLPLEQITPKFYRILQQMAPFGPGNMTPVFLTESVVDTGFGKCVGKEEDHLKIKVASKKGDSIAFNAIGFNMGSKCKQITDGKKFHIAYSIDENEWQGTTSLQLRLRDLNS encoded by the coding sequence ATGCGATGGACTCTTAAACCCATACCAGATTTTCAAAAACAACAACAACTTGCTCAGGAATTAGGGATTGATCCTTTTCTTGCTGGTTTGTTAGTGCAGCGTGGTGTGGACGCTTTCGCGAAAGCGAGATCCTATTTCAGACCTGATCTAGAAGAACTTCACGACCCTTATCTTATGAAAGATATGGATCTAGCAGTAAAACGTATTCAAAAAGCGGTGGGTAATAATGAGAATATCCTTGTTTACGGAGACTATGATGTAGATGGGACGACTAGCGTGGCACTGATGTCTACTTTTTTAGAAAGTTTCTACGACCGTGTTTCTACTTATATTCCCGACCGCTATGAGGAAGGCTATGGAATAAGTTATAAAGGAATCGATTTTGCAGCTGATAATGATTTTTCACTCATTATAGCTTTGGATTGTGGTGTAAAAGCTATCGATAAAGTAGCTTATGCTAAAGAAAAAGGGATCGACTTTATTATTTGCGATCACCACAGACCGGGGAAAGAATTACCAGATGCTGTAGCGGTTCTCGATCCCAAACGCCCTGACTGCTCTTATCCTTATGACGAATTGTGCGGTTGTGGTGTAGGTTTTAAATTATGCCAAGCCTTAACAATGGCAAACGACTGGGAATTTGAAATTTTGATACCTTATTTAGACTTAGTAGCCACGGCAATAGGAGCAGATATTGTGCCTATGACTGGTGAGAATAGAATCCTCGCTTACCACGGCCTTAATGTCATTAATACGAGTCCGCGGGCGGGATTTGAGGCGATTATATCCAATTTAAATAAAACAACACTTACGATTACTGACGTTGTTTTTATCATTGCCCCCCGCATCAACGCTGCGGGAAGAATGAAGCATGGACTTCATGCAGTAGAGCTTCTTAAAGAAACAGATATAGAAAAAGCACAAGAATTTGCAGCGTCAATTGAGAACTATAATTCTGATAGGAGGGAACTGGACCAATCGATAACGCAAGAAGCCATACAGCAAATTATAGCTAATAAGGAAGAAGATAAATTTACGAGCGTAGTCTATGATGCCAGCTGGCATAAGGGCGTGATAGGAATAGTGGCTTCTAGATTGATAGAAAATTATTACCGACCTACATTAGTATTTACTAAATCTGGAGATCGACTCGCGGCAAGTGCTCGCAGTGTCAAAGGTTTTGATGTGTATAATGCACTAGAACAATGTGCTGATTATATCGAGCAATTTGGTGGACATATGTATGCTGCTGGATTGACATTATTACCAGAGAATTACGAAAAATTCAAAGTCCGCTTTGAAGAAGTAGTTTGTGCCACTATAGAAAACAAACACTTGACTCCAGAAATTCAAATAGATGCGGTACTTCCATTGGAACAGATTACACCAAAATTTTACCGCATTCTCCAGCAAATGGCACCATTCGGTCCAGGGAACATGACCCCAGTGTTTCTGACAGAAAGTGTGGTCGATACAGGTTTTGGTAAATGTGTGGGTAAAGAGGAAGACCATCTTAAAATTAAAGTAGCTTCAAAAAAAGGGGATAGCATTGCATTTAATGCTATAGGTTTTAATATGGGAAGTAAATGTAAGCAAATTACCGATGGTAAAAAATTCCACATTGCTTATTCTATCGATGAAAATGAATGGCAGGGAACTACTTCCTTACAGTTGAGATTAAGAGATCTCAACTCTTAA
- a CDS encoding UDP-2,3-diacylglucosamine diphosphatase has protein sequence MQIPEGKKIYFSSDNHLGAPTQELSKPRERKFLAWLDQVKEDAAAIFLLGDLFDFWFEYKTVVPKNQVRVLGKLAEIVDSGIPIYFFVGNHDLWMFGYFEEELGIPVYHAPQTFEFNNKKFLIGHGDGLGPGDKGYKRMKKVFTNPFFQWCFRWVHPDMGVRIARHLSVKNKLISGEEDAQFLGEENEWLAQYAKRKLEKEHFDYFVFGHRHLPMQIKVGETSTYINLGDWISQYRYGVFDGKDFQLIRF, from the coding sequence ATGCAAATTCCCGAAGGAAAAAAAATATACTTCTCTAGCGATAATCACTTAGGTGCTCCAACTCAAGAATTGAGCAAACCTCGTGAAAGAAAATTTTTAGCTTGGTTGGATCAAGTTAAAGAAGATGCTGCTGCTATATTTTTATTGGGAGATTTATTTGACTTTTGGTTCGAGTATAAAACGGTAGTTCCTAAAAACCAGGTACGCGTCCTAGGAAAACTAGCAGAAATCGTTGACAGTGGTATACCCATCTATTTTTTTGTCGGTAATCACGACTTATGGATGTTCGGATATTTTGAAGAAGAATTAGGGATCCCTGTGTATCATGCCCCTCAGACATTTGAATTTAATAACAAGAAGTTCCTTATCGGGCATGGCGACGGCTTAGGTCCTGGCGATAAGGGTTATAAACGTATGAAAAAGGTGTTTACCAACCCCTTTTTCCAATGGTGTTTCCGATGGGTACATCCAGATATGGGAGTGCGTATTGCAAGACACCTATCCGTAAAAAATAAACTCATCTCTGGTGAAGAGGATGCTCAATTTCTAGGGGAAGAAAATGAATGGCTTGCTCAGTATGCAAAGCGTAAACTGGAAAAAGAGCATTTTGATTATTTTGTTTTTGGTCACAGACACTTACCTATGCAAATCAAAGTAGGGGAAACATCTACCTATATCAATCTAGGAGACTGGATTTCTCAATACCGCTATGGTGTCTTTGATGGAAAAGATTTTCAGCTGATTCGGTTTTAA